Proteins from a single region of Sphingopyxis sp. BSN-002:
- a CDS encoding 3-hydroxyacyl-CoA dehydrogenase NAD-binding domain-containing protein, which produces MSDETPVSVTMQKDGDVAVVIVNNPPVNALSWHVREGLKTNFEAALADDGVKAIVLRCDGATFIAGADISEFGKPPRGPDFNAVLNMIEAASKPVVAAIHGTALGGGLETALVCHYRVAVPSAKLGVPEVKLGLLPGAGGTQRLPRIVGVEAAATMTSLGDPLPASKAKDLGLVDQLAGENSLAADAIAFARAKIADGPRPTRERAVFGDVAVIEQLKTANARRWRGFEAPYANLACVEAATRLPFDEGLAFEREQFMKLMFGSQSAAQRHIFFAERQAAKIDGLPKDTQLRDIKKVGVIGAGTMGGGISMNFLQKGIPVTIVEMQQEALDRGVGVIRKNYDASAAKGRFKPEQVDQMMGILTPTLNLDDLADCDLIIEAVYEDMGVKKDIFGKLDTIAKPGAILASNTSYLDVNEIATATSRPGDVLGMHFFSPANVMKLLEVVRGDKTADDALATAMAIGKKIGKVAVVAGVCDGFIGNRMLKPRQLEAMKLLMEGATPAQVDKVHVEFGMPMGPFQMSDLAGVDIGWHRDPNRIESIRDALCAEGRWGQKKQAGFYDYDEKRNPSPSARVEEIIDEFRKKAEVEKREITDQEIIERTLYPMVNEGALILAEGKAQRASDIDVVWIYGYGWPVYRGGPMFWAGLEGTDKIVAALEKHGFDIAPLLKEKADAKTGF; this is translated from the coding sequence ATGTCCGATGAAACCCCCGTCAGCGTGACGATGCAGAAGGACGGCGACGTTGCCGTCGTCATCGTCAACAATCCGCCGGTGAACGCGCTGTCGTGGCACGTCCGCGAGGGCCTCAAGACCAATTTCGAAGCCGCGCTTGCCGACGATGGCGTGAAGGCGATCGTGCTGCGCTGCGACGGCGCGACCTTCATCGCCGGCGCCGACATCAGCGAGTTCGGCAAGCCGCCGCGCGGTCCCGACTTCAACGCGGTGCTCAACATGATCGAAGCCGCATCGAAGCCCGTTGTCGCCGCAATCCACGGAACCGCGCTCGGCGGCGGGCTCGAGACCGCGCTCGTCTGCCACTATCGCGTCGCGGTCCCGTCGGCGAAGCTCGGTGTACCCGAAGTGAAGCTCGGCCTGCTGCCCGGCGCAGGCGGCACGCAGCGCCTGCCGCGCATCGTCGGCGTCGAAGCCGCCGCGACGATGACCTCGCTCGGCGATCCGCTCCCCGCATCGAAGGCGAAGGACCTCGGCCTCGTCGACCAGCTCGCGGGCGAGAACAGCCTGGCCGCCGACGCAATCGCCTTTGCCCGCGCGAAGATCGCCGACGGCCCGCGCCCGACACGCGAACGTGCCGTGTTCGGCGACGTCGCGGTGATCGAGCAGCTCAAGACCGCCAATGCCAGGCGCTGGCGCGGGTTCGAGGCGCCTTATGCGAACCTCGCCTGCGTCGAGGCCGCGACGAGACTGCCCTTCGACGAAGGCCTCGCCTTCGAGCGCGAGCAGTTCATGAAGCTGATGTTCGGCAGCCAGTCGGCCGCTCAGCGTCACATCTTCTTCGCCGAGCGTCAGGCCGCGAAGATCGACGGCCTGCCCAAGGATACGCAGCTGCGCGACATCAAGAAGGTTGGCGTCATCGGCGCCGGCACGATGGGCGGCGGGATCAGCATGAACTTCCTGCAGAAGGGCATCCCGGTCACGATCGTCGAGATGCAGCAGGAAGCGCTCGACCGCGGCGTCGGCGTGATCCGCAAGAATTACGACGCGTCCGCCGCCAAGGGTCGCTTCAAGCCCGAGCAGGTCGACCAGATGATGGGCATCCTGACCCCGACGCTGAACCTCGACGATCTCGCCGATTGCGACCTGATCATCGAGGCGGTCTATGAGGACATGGGCGTCAAGAAGGATATCTTCGGCAAGCTCGACACGATCGCCAAGCCCGGCGCGATCCTCGCCTCGAACACCAGCTACCTCGACGTCAACGAAATCGCGACCGCGACGAGCCGTCCCGGCGACGTGCTCGGCATGCACTTCTTCTCGCCCGCAAACGTCATGAAGCTGCTTGAGGTCGTGCGCGGCGACAAGACGGCCGACGATGCGCTGGCGACGGCGATGGCGATCGGCAAGAAGATCGGCAAGGTCGCCGTGGTCGCCGGCGTGTGCGACGGCTTCATCGGCAATCGCATGCTGAAGCCCCGCCAGCTCGAGGCGATGAAGCTGCTGATGGAAGGCGCCACCCCGGCGCAGGTCGACAAGGTTCATGTCGAATTCGGCATGCCGATGGGCCCATTCCAGATGAGCGACCTTGCCGGCGTCGACATCGGCTGGCACCGCGATCCGAACCGCATCGAGAGCATCCGCGACGCGCTCTGCGCCGAAGGCCGCTGGGGCCAGAAGAAGCAGGCGGGTTTTTACGACTATGACGAAAAGCGCAATCCGTCGCCCAGCGCACGCGTCGAGGAAATCATCGACGAGTTCCGCAAGAAGGCGGAGGTCGAGAAGCGCGAGATCACCGATCAGGAGATCATCGAGCGCACGCTCTATCCGATGGTCAACGAGGGCGCACTGATCCTTGCCGAGGGCAAGGCGCAACGCGCGAGCGACATCGATGTGGTGTGGATCTATGGCTATGGATGGCCGGTGTATCGCGGCGGCCCGATGTTCTGGGCGGGCCTCGAAGGCACCGACAAGATCGTGGCGGCGCTGGAGAAGCATGGCTTCGACATCGCACCGCTGCTGAAGGAAAAGGCCGACGCGAAGACGGGCTTCTGA